Part of the Ignavibacterium album JCM 16511 genome, AGCATTTGTTATTACATCGCAAACTGGCTTTGCACAGTTCGGAAAAAATAAAGTTCAGTACAAAGATTATGTATGGTATTATATTCAAACAGACCACTTCGATATTTATTTTAACGAAGGCGGAGAAACATTAACAGAATTTACAGCTCAGGCGGCCGAGGATGCATTAAAATCAATACAAAATACTTTTAAGTACAAAATCAATAGCAGAATTACAATCATAGTTTATAATTCACAAAATGATTTTCAGGAAACAAATGTAACTGACACTTATCTCAGCGAAGGAATTCAGGGCTTTACAGAATTATTCAAAAACAGAGTTGTAATTCAATTTACAGGATCATATAAACAGTTCAGACATCTTATACATCACGAATTGGTACACGCAGTAATGAATGATATGTATTATGGCGGTTCAATTCAAAATATCATTTCAAGCAATATCACACTTCAGTTCCCAATTTGGTTTTCTGAAGGATTAGCAGAATATGAATCTTTGGGTTGGGATGTTGATACAGATATGTTTTTGCGTGATGCTACTATCAGTGAAAATCTTCCTGATATGATGAATCTCGATGGTTACTTTGCTTATCGTGGCGGACAATCTGTTTTCTATTACATTGCAAATAAATATGGACGCCAGAAAATCGGCGAACTGATGAATAAGATAAAAGGAGTTGGAAATGTTCCTGAAGCTTTCCGTCAGACTTTGGGAATTGATTTAAAAGAACTTGGTGAAAGATGGAAAAAAGAAATTAAGAAAACTTACTGGCCTGATATTGCTTTGCGTGATGACCCCGAACAGTTTGCAAAACGACTGACTAATCCGAAAAACGATGATGGATTTTATAATACTTCACCTGCACTTTCTCCTCAGGGAGATAAAATTGCATTTATCTCGAACAGAAATTTCTATTTCGATGTTTTTATAATGGATGCAATTGATGGTAAAATTATCAAACGAATTGTGAAAGGAAACAGAACTCCTGATTTTGAAGAACTGAATATTTTAACTCCCGGACTTACCTGGTCTCCTGATGGAAATAAAATTGCTCTCTCGGCAAAAAGTAACGGATATGATATAATTTACATTATTGATATAAACACTGAAGATAGAAAATCTCTTCCTGTTAAACTTGAAGCAATTCACAGCGTAACCTGGTCTCACGACGGAACCAGATTGGCATTTATCGGACAGGATAAGAAGCAATCCGATGTTTATATCTATGAACTTGAAACGAATGTATTAACCAATCATACTAATGATTCCTTTGGCGATTATGATCCATCGTGGTCCAACGACGACCGATATATTTACTTCTCATCAGATCGTGGTGATAATATAAAAACTGATAAAGTTCTGGATGGAGTTTCAATCTATAATACAGACTATAAGCAAAAAGACATTTATCGTATCTCGCTTGACAGCAGAAAGATTGAAAGAATAACTGACCTTCCTGAAAGTGATGAAACATTTCCACATCAGAGTGCAGATGGGAAAAATCTTATTTTCATTTCTGATATAAACGGAATAAATAACATCTATACTTATGATTATGCCCGTGATGATAACTCAATTAAAATTGCCAATGAAGAATCTGATTTAACCCCAATCACTAATTCTCTTACAGGCCTTTATCAGCTTTCTCTTTCTTATGATACAAAAAAAATGGCTTTCTCGTCACTTTATGAATCTGTATTTAATATCTTTCTTATGAACAATCCGTTTGAACCGAAGACTAATCTCAAACCTTTGAAACCAACTCTGTTTATCGAAAAAATGCGAAAGAAGGAACTGAACGAAGATGGTCAGATTGTAGTTGTTGATGAAGCAATTACTGATACAACTCAGAAAAATGCAGAAGATATTACAATCTTTACAGGAAATGTTGTTGATCCAAATGACACTCTAAGTAAAGCCGAGAGAGATTATTCAAGATATATTTTTGGAATTACTCAGGCACAGGACTCAGTAAAACAAATCTCGAATCTTTTTACTCCACAGGATAATCTTGATGATGAAGGAAATTTCAAAGTAAGAAAATACAAAGTGACATTCGGACCCGACCTTGTCTATGCTAATGCCGGCTACAGTACTTTTTATGGACTTATCGGAACAACAATATTATCATTCAGTGATGTACTTGGAGATCATCGTTTGATTGGTGTTACAGGATTACAGATTGATTTGAAGAACAGCGATTATGGTTTAGCATATTATTATCTCGGTGGAAGAATCAAATATGGTGTTGAGGGATTTCATACAGCAAGGTTTGTCAACCTGATCAGAGGTGATTACATAAACTTATATCGCTTCAGAAATTTTCAGCTTTCAGTAAATGCAAACTATCCGTTAAATCGTTTTTACAGATTTGAAGGTGGTGTTAGTTATATGAATGTTCGCAGCGAAAATCTTGATGACTATACAGTGCCACTTGAAGAAGCAAGTTTCTTTGTACCACAGTTAGCATTTGTTCACGATAATGTACTTTGGGGATATACTTCACCAATTGAAGGTACAAGATACAGATTCGATACTTACGGAAATCCGGGAATTGGTAACAAGAATTTAAGCTTCTGGACAGCGACAGGAGATTACAGA contains:
- a CDS encoding peptidase MA family metallohydrolase, whose amino-acid sequence is MKKIFLILLAFVITSQTGFAQFGKNKVQYKDYVWYYIQTDHFDIYFNEGGETLTEFTAQAAEDALKSIQNTFKYKINSRITIIVYNSQNDFQETNVTDTYLSEGIQGFTELFKNRVVIQFTGSYKQFRHLIHHELVHAVMNDMYYGGSIQNIISSNITLQFPIWFSEGLAEYESLGWDVDTDMFLRDATISENLPDMMNLDGYFAYRGGQSVFYYIANKYGRQKIGELMNKIKGVGNVPEAFRQTLGIDLKELGERWKKEIKKTYWPDIALRDDPEQFAKRLTNPKNDDGFYNTSPALSPQGDKIAFISNRNFYFDVFIMDAIDGKIIKRIVKGNRTPDFEELNILTPGLTWSPDGNKIALSAKSNGYDIIYIIDINTEDRKSLPVKLEAIHSVTWSHDGTRLAFIGQDKKQSDVYIYELETNVLTNHTNDSFGDYDPSWSNDDRYIYFSSDRGDNIKTDKVLDGVSIYNTDYKQKDIYRISLDSRKIERITDLPESDETFPHQSADGKNLIFISDINGINNIYTYDYARDDNSIKIANEESDLTPITNSLTGLYQLSLSYDTKKMAFSSLYESVFNIFLMNNPFEPKTNLKPLKPTLFIEKMRKKELNEDGQIVVVDEAITDTTQKNAEDITIFTGNVVDPNDTLSKAERDYSRYIFGITQAQDSVKQISNLFTPQDNLDDEGNFKVRKYKVTFGPDLVYANAGYSTFYGLIGTTILSFSDVLGDHRLIGVTGLQIDLKNSDYGLAYYYLGGRIKYGVEGFHTARFVNLIRGDYINLYRFRNFQLSVNANYPLNRFYRFEGGVSYMNVRSENLDDYTVPLEEASFFVPQLAFVHDNVLWGYTSPIEGTRYRFDTYGNPGIGNKNLSFWTATGDYRTYFRFFTDYSFAIRFSAGYSTGANAQRFFMGGTENWINRSFATTEIPINSTTDFAFLTVVLPMRGFDYSERIGTKYALMNYEFRYPLIGYLIPRGIPLFFANILGTAFLDIGTAWNDNKQLQLFDKNQFGQTRTKDLLIGTGVGSRVYFLGFLLKFDVAWAYFVEKWSGPKFYFSIGLDY